CCTTTCTACGCCCGAGACCTTCATAAACTCGAAAACATCTTTGTTGGAGCGAGTTGAACACAATTGCAGTCTGTCCACGCATCAAAGAAAATGCACTGAACCTTATGAAATTAATAAATGGGTTTTCTATGCTCCGCTTTTCTCttgattgtatttttcttgatCCTCGCTTCCTTCCTCCCTTGCTAGTTCGCggatctcttcctcctccctctctcctctcactccctcgctTCGTAATGACCGCCGCCTCCTCGTCAAAAATGAATTATTAAATAAATTGCAAAACACAGGCTTAAGCTCTTGAgagaaaaatataaatacaatttaaaaaaggcTATCTTGCCGGAGGTACAGGAAACCCACCCATCGgtacacaaataaataaataaaataatagcaTGCAATAATGTATATTCACATGAggtgttattttatttttatctCTAAATTGCAGAATTCTAATACATCTAACACAATAACGTAGTTTCAGATGAAATCTGCGCTTGCTAACGTTAGATCTCATAAACACGATTCAACCACACCCATTTCGGGCTGTACCATTTTAGAACCCCCCTCTGGTGTCTACTGGATACGGGTGGGATGACTGTCAGAAGGTCCTCGGCCTACTGAAGATTTAGATCATCACAGGGTCGCATTTGTCTACTCTATGATAACCCTTTCGCGTCTTAGTTATTGACTAATCAGACTATCCCTCACTGCAGTGTGCGATTATAGCGTTAACTACTTCCACTAGCCTATAGGAAAATGACTGCCCACCCACCAAGAACCAAATAACTGTTGAAGTTGCTCCAATGGGCCTCAACTCATCATTCAGCATAGCCGATGTCTTACTTCTTCCCCTTCACTTTTTGATTAAACTACTTGTGTAATTAATACCTCAGAGTAGCCTAATTACTCTGGAGATGTAACTAAGGGTtcctttaattattttttataattaacagatgtgtgtgtgagagagaaagtgcaAGGCCATAGGCTGGTGAGAGCTGCTGGGGTTTTATCAAGCCATGGTTTTATTTTCATGATAGGGAGTAATCGGCTAATTTCGAAATCATCTGTCTgtcacgtttttttttttttttttactttcgcTTTATTTACTGTCATTGACTGTGTGAACATTACAGTGCAAtagagaggtcagagacctgtgcgtacacacacaaaacacaaacacacacaatacagaatACACACGTCATTTGCATAATAATTATATTCTTATGGGCTATATAATGCATTTTTAAACTGTCATTGAACTGTATACACTTTAGAGtacgatagagagacagagaggtgtgcacatgcacacacacacacagacacaagcatgcacacacacagaaacaaacacaatATGCATAATCATTATATCCTTATATTGTAATGCATTTGTAAGACAGGAGTAAACTAGAAACAAGCAGCTGGTTCTAAATGGCAATATAGGCCTGATAAATATATTCTATGGTTTAACTGGAGTAGAGCATTGTTCAAAATTGGACCAAACAAACCAATAATTCTTATTCATAATAATGACCCCAGGGTAGGGGGAAACCTAGGCCTTCGATCAGTCAAAATGGCTGTTTCTTCAAAGaaagacaacaaaaaaacattggaCTTTCTGAGAGAATGCATTttaaacaacaaaacaataacaaaaaaaGCTCTCAATTTCTATATAATTATGCTTACTCCCAGCTAAAacaagattttattttatttttttttgggggggggggcttaccCCAGAAACCCAGTGACTGGTTTTGGTTGAATTGGTGTCGAGACCTGCCATAGTCCGTGGATAGGTGAATGATCAACACACATCTAAAGGGAACGCATGATTTGCTTTCTTTGACACTTTGTGTGTCAGTGCATTCCAAAAAGTAATTGGAAAAGCTGAAAGGTGTGCTTTGAAGTTCAACATAATACAGTAGACTACCTTCTTTGGGTCTGGTTGCAGTGCACTCTGTTTCAGACAAAGGGGTTATAGGGCTTGGACATGCAAGTTAGTGAAACAGCAAGGCAGCAATATTAGAGGCAGGGACAAGCATCATCCCCCTACACAAAGTAAGGCAATGGTACATCCCACCTGCCCTGTCCCTCTGCAGGCCCCATAAGGGACTGTAGTAAATGAGGATAGGTTGCCTAGCAACAGCAAGGGCTTGAGCAAAGAGATGGACACAAGGAGCCATACATCCACAGATTGAAAAGACGCATGCATGCACATATTATACGTGCCACTAAAAATGTCTTACTTGAACTACTCATGAGCATACATCGTCAGATTTTTTAGTTCCAATAGGGGTTCCCCGTAATCAGAGCAAAGTCCACACATAGCCCTTTTCTGCAGTCAAACGACCtttagtggcctcatgggtggaatgtcaTTAATATTTTTCAGAATTTCATAATGaataaacatgtatttatttttaatgctggaaatccagtgtttctatgtcaaacagttgtgTTACATGTCAGTCTCCTGTGATGTATATGCAGTGTAATATTGGCATGCAAACTCAAAATGAAATATATTTCAACtctgcagtgcattcggaaagtattcagaccccttgaccttttccacattttgttacgttacagccttattctaaaatggatgaaatatttttttccctcatcaatctacacccctctgccacataatgacaaagcaaaaacaattacataaatgtttaattacataagtattcgagccctttgctatgagactcaaaattaatctcaggtgcatcctgtttccattgatcatccttgagatgtttctacaacttgattggagtccatctgtggtacattaaattgattgaacatgatttggaaaggcacacacctatcccACAggtaggtcccacagttgacagtgcatgtcagagcaaaaaacaaaccatgaggtcaaagatattgtccgtagagccctgagacatgattgtgtcgaggcacagatctggggaacggtaccaaaacatttctgcagcattgaaggtccccaagaacacagtggtctccatcattcttaaatggaagaagtttggaaccaccaggactcttcctagtgctggcagcctggccaaactgagcaatcagggaagaagggccttggtcaagaaggtgaccaagaacctgatggtcactctgaaagagctccagagtttctctgtggagatgggagaacctttcagaggggaaaccatctctgcagcactccaccaatcaggcctttatggtagagtggccaaacggaagccactcctcagtaaaaggcacacgacaatcctcttggactttgccaaaaggcacctaaaggactctcagacattgagaaacaaaattctctggtctgaagaaaccaacatttaactctttggcctgaatgacaagcgtcatgttcggaggaaacctggcacaatcctaATGttcggaggaaacctggcaccatcccaacggtgaagcatggtggttgcagcatcatactgtggggatgtttttcagtggcaggaactGGAAGACTAGTAAGGATTGAGGGAAAAATGaatggaacaaagtacagagagaaaatgaaaaccttctccagagagctcaagacctcagactggggtgaaggttcaccttccaacaggacaacgaccctaagcacacagccatggcaacacaggagtggctttgggacaagtctctaagtctttgagtggcccagccagagcccggagagacctgaaataatctccggagagacctgaaaatagctgtgcagtgaggctccccatccaacctgacagagtttgagagaatctccagagaagaatgggagaaactccccaaatgcaggtgtgccaagcttgtagcatcataccctggaagactcaaggctgtaattggtGCCAAAGGTgatttaacaaagtactgagtaaagggtctgaatagttatgtaaatgtgacatttccattttttatgtttaatagatttgcaaaacttttgaaaaacctgtttttgcgttgtcattatggggtattgtgtgtagattggtgagaaagaaaaaacattttaatccgttttagaataagggtgtaatgtaacaaaatggggcaaaagtcaaggggtctgaatacttttcgaatgctcTGTATATGGTACAGGTGTCATCTTTtattttaagcccataaccacgtgtgtgaggtgtacacttttgtttcaaagtagatttgtttgaGGCTACCaggaaacactctgtgtgaccctgatttagcccacaaCAGTACATATGCTTTACGTAAAAAGGCATGGTTAGCTCGAGTAAATTCCAAAACTGGGTGACCACTCTTATCATTGGACCATAAAGCTTTTCCTGATTAAACCTTTAGATAAACACAATTGTGCATTTTGTGCTCCATTTTTTGCATGCAAGAAATGTCCGAAGTCCAAGAGGCTGATTTGATGTTCAATTCTTTGCTTAAACAGTGGGTGGCAGTGGAACATTTAACAAAACATAGAGACCACAATTGTCCTAAAATATAATGTGTTCCCATTTTAAGAGAATGTCACCTACTAGTCCTTGGAGCCGTTGTTGGGTCACATCAATATGAAGCTTTGTTCCCAAGGACACTGAATGCAAGGGTATGAtaggaatgggagagagtcaCGGGAGTGCGGTAGGTGATACGAgaggacatctgtggattaggcgaaggaggggttgaggtcaggaggtcagGTCAGATCTCCTGAAGGGCGAAATAATGGTTATATTATCATGTTACCCTCTTCCTGTGGAACCataagatgtaaggattggagagaaggaggagtgtctAAAGTGGAGTATATATATTTGTGATGATGGGAACATGTCTttgtctgaattacagctgtaacaaccctttgggaagaattaaacttggttaagcttctctaatgtccgtgagttatttactctgaaaattaAGAACCTAACACATGTAAATGTATCATAATGCAGAAACTGCATTGGCCCAGCTTTTATAAATATATGGCTCTGGAAATGGCTAATTCCAAAACAAATGAACAGAGTCATTATTGGCCACATAGTTATTTAACAATGATCTGGAAAATTGTGACCTTAAAAAGAAGCAATATTGAAGAATACCATTCATTTATTGTCATGTTTGGAAGCCATTGTCACCTGGAGGGATTAAAAAACATGATATGAGAGTGTCATATTCCATCAAATAATGTTTCTATGTGATATTCGAGGAGCTAGCTAGTTATGTTAGGTGCATTTGGGCTTTTTTGAAAGGATATAGAGAATTTCACTTTCACATCATCCTAGACTCGTAACATCTGACCCTCTGTCAGTACTAGACCTATACTATACTTTCCCCTATTTTAGCTGTCTCTCTATGCTGTTATGTAAGTAATGCTGGTTAAAATGACTGTATGGTCATTGCACGACATTGGGTCTGTCTGCCCTCTGCTAGAACTACAAGGCCCACAATGCTCCTCCTCCACTGTACCTCATTTGACGCCATAACTAAGCGACACACAAAAGTTGATGCATGGTGAGGCGTGCCAAatacatctcattattgtaatcattatttgaatattcGATGAGGGTTGTTGACCTCAACCGCTTGTATTCAATGGAGAGAGTTGCTATGTTACTAGCCTCATTTCCTAATATGCATTTCCTAATATACATAGCCATCTCAAGATAACTGTtataaagtgttttttctcaaagttgccgggatgacacgtgtcctacttatatcagtacactcttAACAATTAAAAAATTAGGACATttctatttgatcaaataaatcTCACTTAGCAaatagggctcctgagtggtgcagcggtctaagacactgcatctcagtgctagaggtgtcactacagaccctggtttgattccaggctgtatcgcagccggtcgtgattgggagtctcatagggcagtgcacaattgtccGGGTTAAGGTTTgatcggggtaggccgtcattgtaaataagaacttgttcttaactgacttgcctagttaaatgaaggtttaagtaaataaaaaaataatccaTTAATCATTTTattgaccaaattcgacactcattgacctccatacaaaaactccttgcTTGGTGGGAGAAACAACGAAAAaccgccacctgctggagggGAAGAGAATTTCCACCGAGTTGGGCGTCTCTTCCACTTCATCTCTGGGTGAGCTTGTAAACAAGAAGTCCAAGAAACAGGATATAATCACAGATACAACAATGAGCCAGATATTTCACCAGATGAAATATGTGAAACATCTGGTCGGCATTTCAACTCcctaccaaatatggtgatgagaggaagctcagtgtcaaaaaaaaagagagaaaaaaggaagCCCAGTGGCAAGCAGTGGAAGAAGATGTGGCGAAATGGGATTTTGGCGGACATTCTGCAAATGCattgatgaaacatttgatctccacacagttttctgtttccaaaagTAGAATCTGTAACAAACCGAGTGGACTGAGTTTTGTAGACCTTACCCTTTGTTTCTAAAAATTGCATTGTTTAGAAGGAGCGCAAGAGCGAATTgagttttaaaaaattaaaaattgcAAACGCGCACTTCACAGCGTAGGCGTTCCccaacggaaatatgcaaataaatgcgAGAACGCACAAATAGGACCTCGCtcgctcgtgcttggctctgcccacccccttgcttgttctgcccactatgattaaTTTGCTCCCATTTGAAACAATAGGCTCTGGTCAATTATAAAAATGGGGTTAGTTATAAAAATAATATAGACTTTGCTACGCTACTAGCCTCATCGACTGTGCCGTCCGGCACCAGATTGATATAACATATGACGTGGTTAGCTGTATGCGTCAGCAACGCCTGGGAAGAGGAACGCGCCCATAATCTGCGCAGAAATGTTTTGGGGTCTTCAGGAAGGAACGGTTGAAACATTGCAGGGATTAGGCCTACTGGCCGCAAATGTTCCCTCTCCCAGGCCCCCGAGCCTGTGCAGGGATGTGATATCGATCGGTATGTGACTGAAAGAGTGGGATGCtctattatttatttttgtttttttttatatgtaATTTTTCCTGgaatatttttttccccccaaGTTCACTACtccgtacagtaggtggcggaaaTACAGTTTATATAGTTGTGGACCACAATTTGTAGTCTGCCTGGTTGCCATAAAACCTCAGAGAAGAAGAAAGGTGAGCTAGCAAAACATTTAACACAAGTTATTACCACGTTTTTGAGTAAGAACATCTGAGAAACAAGTTGACTCAATGTATGAGTTATTGAGTTGTTCAGTTTGTTTGATTTAAAAACTCTTTAAAATGACTGTCACTCGTGTATCATGCCAGAGCGGCTAGCTGGACATTTAACGTTAGCTTGCTAAGTAGCGGAGTTACGTAGCTAACgcagttgctagctagctaccttgcTTACAAAACAAGGACTGAATCCTGAGCCTCTTGTTGTAGCTTGCTTATTAGAACTGTTGGGAAACGTCCCATCTAGCTAATCACTACCATGAGTCTGACGATGGAGGCCAGTGTCTCTTTCCTCCAAAATGAACTTGCATCGACCATCGAACGGGCAGTAAGGTGTGCTGTTGAAACCGTTTTAAAGGAAACTGCCAGGGTAGTCGGCATCAAAATGACCGCAGCTCGGACTGCCGCTGCTGAGTCTCATCGTGAGAACCAaggtttgagagagagacttgagCTATCGGAGGGTGAACTCAACGCTGTACGGTACTACATGACAGCAGCCGAGAACAACATCAAACAGTGTTTACTCCTTAATCACAACCATCCTAGATCAGGTACATTAGGTCCTGGTACGGAGAGTCCATCCAGCATGCTGAACAGGGGCACGACCCGTGTGCCCAAGTCGTTTCGAGCCTCATCCACACGATCCCAGTTTTCGAAATCACTCCCGAGTGTAGGTCTTTGCTTACCAACAGTGCAGCATGAATGGCCCAGGAGCAGCTCAAGCTTGAGAGGAATACGGAcatcctcctccactgtctcttGCTCCAATTCTTCACAAACATCCAAAGCGCCACAAGTAGAAGTTGAAAGTTCACCTCAACACACTGAGGAGGATACAGAGGATCAATTCTACATCACGGATGATGGAGTTGTAGAGAAAGGTAGGCTTACGCCGGACACAGACATCAATACTTGCATGCACTCAATAAGTGAAAAGTCTCctgctcactggtcatgatgatGTCATTCATCTCTTTCAGAGTACAAAGTCAGGGCAAGTGGATTAGAGGACTCTAGAAGAATTCCACACGAGCAGGAGGGGGATACAGTGGCAGTAGAGGTCCCTCACAGAACCTCTATTACCAACTTTGAATTTGAGATGGGTCCGAGTCACCCAGCAGGCAATGTGAATGACCTGGGC
Above is a genomic segment from Oncorhynchus masou masou isolate Uvic2021 chromosome 12, UVic_Omas_1.1, whole genome shotgun sequence containing:
- the LOC135550622 gene encoding zinc finger protein 467-like: MSLTMEASVSFLQNELASTIERAVRCAVETVLKETARVVGIKMTAARTAAAESHRENQGLRERLELSEGELNAVRYYMTAAENNIKQCLLLNHNHPRSGTLGPGTESPSSMLNRGTTRVPKSFRASSTRSQFSKSLPSVGLCLPTVQHEWPRSSSSLRGIRTSSSTVSCSNSSQTSKAPQVEVESSPQHTEEDTEDQFYITDDGVVEKEYKVRASGLEDSRRIPHEQEGDTVAVEVPHRTSITNFEFEMGPSHPAGNVNDLGLIQVLDEVQEVKATVKIENDPELPSMLESHLPESSQLPPQMPTHIDNHDNDGNFMGFVPPIVEGPGLVGAFEVRRESSDKVHRCNVCGRGFRRFYCLKTHQRIHTGERPYPCRYCEKRFRHLDSLHKHQRIHTGERPYRCAQCGCCFRELGQLKKHRLTHSPSPTTPHPSLSLLQAGPSYTWPHHHSQSLDS